The Homalodisca vitripennis isolate AUS2020 unplaced genomic scaffold, UT_GWSS_2.1 ScUCBcl_14357;HRSCAF=25032, whole genome shotgun sequence genome includes the window TCAAATGTTAATTATGTCAACAAGAAATAGAATCAATTAGAAAAATTATGGCACTTGTTGTGTATCACTCATTTGTGCACACTACTATGCttgtttttaaacactttcaaCTGCACCACGAGATCAGTACGATTTTAggacagtcaatgtgttaaactatgatacatctctagctatattaatatattgttaacaccttcacttcGACACAAGACATGTACTGACTTATGTATAGTCAGATTAGTAGTAATGACcaaatatgttgttaacaccttcacttcGACGACTTAAGTACAGTCAGATTAGTAGTAATGATCATCCATCGCAGTCAATGTTACATtgatataactataatataactaTGTTACTTCTCTAGCTATAttaatatgttgttaacaccttaaCTTCGACACAAGACATGTACCGAGCTTATGTATAGTCAGATGTCAGATTAGTTGTAATGACcaaatatgttgttaacaccttcacttcGACACAAGACAAGTACCGACTTAAGTACAGTCAGATTAGTAATAACCATCCAttcgcagtcaatgtgttaaacttcTCAAATTTGGTAACACCTAGACActtcgtattttaaaatttctatgagGCACTAAGACTCTGTGTACtaagttattgtaaataatctGACAATTCTAAAACCCATGAGCTCTACAATGACTGGAATGTTAGATATCATCTTTCCAAGATTTTGAATGGTTGCTATCTTAACACGTCAACAAGTACGTTTATTGCAAAAATTTGAATAGATGTAAAATCATAAACATAGTGTAATACACAGAACTATTTGTTCACTTTTCTACACATCTAATCaaggaatataaatatacttttcttatTTAGGGATTAGAGGATTTACATAAAAATGGTTTGTACTGTGTTTAGCATTTTGAACACAACTGTTAAATTCTATCCTGTCAATAAAATTATGCACATTTTGCAGGTGGCTTACACTGTTCCTAAGAACACTTCAGTTATGATACTGATAGAGCCTATGAATCATGACCCAGAATTTTATCCCAACCCATATAAGTTTGATCCGGAACGGTTTGGACACAAAGTCGTCTCACCCGTATCTCTTCGTACCGTTCAGTGCCGGCCCAAGGAACTGTATCGGTGAGTAATACTTTTGAATTAtcattgaatttttattgtaattataacttctaacattgttttataaatcaaaaatattatttactttttattaatattcttttaataataatagtttgtgcAATGAGACACAAAATACAGTACAgtgtcaaatatatatttaaaactgtattttcttatGAGAAATTTGAactacagtaaaaacatttattaatgattaCCTCAATTATTTTTAGTGTCAacacatattttagtaatattaattaaatgtgcgATGAGGAACCAAGGTTTTTTAacgtataaaaaactataaaacaaaagtaagtggcaattattatataactattttgtatcattatattgttttatttagtttgttttttatttacaaatgtttgggTTTCCTTACTaataactttactttatatatgaTAACTGATGTGTATTTAAGTGGTCAATccaaaaatatggttttatggcattctataaaaattagcatgcagaaagtttaattttggtgATAGTTTTTGTCTTCTGtgaataaaatgcaaaaataagatgtttgttattaaattttgttgttcaTTTTTCTATATGCGTAGTTTTATAAGACATAGTAGCCCCCATGTTTTTTGTCTGCAAAAACCACAAAGGGACAGTTTTAGTACTCTAAATTATCTTATTTCTAAGCATTTacgttttgttatttttcacagTAATTATATGAtcagtttgaaaaaaataatcaaacgcTTTCTCTGTTGATAAaaactcttaattttaattaaagtggaAATGTAAATGCTCATAATACATATTTTGGAATTAGAAACGTAAGAAAACtatcattaaaatgttatttatgagGTAGGGTTTTGTAAGGTTCAGATGGCCGGCTAGTAGTATAACTAGTATTTAGATAGGGAAAACCGCTGCAGTGGTTACAACGATTAGTAGGGAAATCCTCTAGGTAACTTGTGCTTGGTCTGCatatataaactgttgtttgttgTATATTCCTCAACAGTGTGTAAGAATTGAAAAAATTCATTGATTACAATAATCAGTCATATTGTTTACCAAAATTAACTAACAATGTTTCAAGAAAGTAGTTTACCCCTTCTTCAGGTGACAACCTTAAATGAGAATTGCAGAGAAGAAAACAAAAAGCCAAAATCAAGCAAAACATAGACAGAGAAGTAGTATTGTTACTTCCACcaccaagttaaaaaaaatattacaaatgtctCCTCCGTTGCATCACACGGTTAGTCCAGAGCTTGTTGAGGAGGACATTTCACATTGGTAAAATCGCGCAAACTAATGAATTTGATAGAGGCATTTatctaataaagaaatttattgttaGCGGCAGTAAGCTTTTTAGAAATCAAAATGTTAGGCTattgaatgatttaaaaaatctcaagtgaataaatgtttaatagaattcatatttaTGTCTTCCTCTCCACGAAATATATCAATCCATCATGATACGAGAGAATAAAAGATAAAAGATTAAACTACATGGTTGATGGCTGATATAACTATTACTTATACATCTGGTAGTGGGTTACAAGTATGAcctattaaaaagtgtattgtgAAAGAAGCAAAACTAATATAACGAATGATGTTTCTCAAAAggaaagtttttaatgtttgcaaTGGGTGGGGTAACTTTTAATTTGATGGATTTGGTCGTTTCATTGAATTTTGTTTGCCTTGTTTTTGGATGTTGTCTTGAAGAGCGCTACACTATATGTGGGTTGTGAGACAAACAAATATGGGTTAATTTTTAACTAGTGAGTTCGATTCTTTCGCACCAGACGAAACAACCTTCTATTGGTTGTTGGTTGAAGTGGAGTTTTCAGACAACTCTGGGTTAGTGCAAGGGCTTGCCTTTCACCTTCCACATTTGTTCCATTCAAAGTGGAATAATCAAAACTGCTTGTGCTTGGCTTGAAATTCACCAGTGCAGCTTACTCCTGACCgtacagaattatttatttatgaagtatctATGAATAAGAGAGGTAGTGAGCTagagtattttaaagtttcaacgGGACGGTTTTGAACTTCAGTAGAGTCTAAAAGCTGCCTAAGGTTGCCATTGAAAGGCTACACTAATGGCTAGGGACTTCTCTGATCGACTTTCTTAGCTCGTTCATTAAACAAATACAAGTCAAGACATTGGTCGCCTCACTGTTGTATAGAGTAATTGACCGCTCGACCTTAACCAAACATTGGGGGGAAAAGGATTGGGGGGTTGATCTTTTCTC containing:
- the LOC124375151 gene encoding LOW QUALITY PROTEIN: probable cytochrome P450 4d14 (The sequence of the model RefSeq protein was modified relative to this genomic sequence to represent the inferred CDS: inserted 2 bases in 1 codon), producing VAYTVPKNTSVMILIEPMNHDPEFYPNPYKFDPERFGHKVVXHPYLFVPFSAGPRNCIGQKYAMLEIKCVVSLVLRKFRLLPSEIPITSWFNIVLKSKTGINVRFEPRTEL